From a region of the Salinispira pacifica genome:
- a CDS encoding OsmC family protein, whose protein sequence is MAKSTANWKGGMAFDLDLQGRTIPVDAVEKVGGKDYGPQPKGLMLSALAGCTGMDVTSILGKMKVPFEEFTLDIDGETSDSHPKVYTKIHITYAFTGDRSALDQKKILRAIDLSLNDYCGVSATLKHTADISFELRLNGEKAAEGRQGEEL, encoded by the coding sequence ATGGCAAAAAGCACGGCAAACTGGAAAGGCGGTATGGCCTTCGATCTCGATCTTCAGGGGAGAACCATTCCCGTGGATGCGGTGGAAAAAGTGGGCGGCAAAGACTACGGTCCCCAGCCCAAGGGACTCATGTTGTCAGCCCTGGCGGGGTGCACCGGCATGGATGTGACCTCCATCCTGGGCAAAATGAAGGTGCCGTTTGAAGAATTCACGCTTGATATTGATGGCGAAACGTCAGACTCCCACCCCAAGGTATACACAAAAATCCACATCACCTATGCGTTCACCGGGGATCGGAGCGCCCTGGATCAGAAAAAAATTCTCCGGGCTATAGATCTGTCACTGAACGATTACTGCGGTGTATCCGCCACACTCAAACACACGGCTGATATCAGCTTTGAGCTCAGACTGAACGGTGAAAAGGCGGCGGAAGGCAGGCAGGGCGAGGAGCTGTAA
- a CDS encoding TrmH family RNA methyltransferase has protein sequence MITLRKFLQLKPGTRKRKLVRIIGDYEQFLAGKLQGNKTAFLRFFEDLERNLPQDLVDPGEWHNFVRAANSIHAGFAANRLRHLLMDEIGAVAADWDEYSGPSPGSGGQGGPGFDPGPEYRDPMENKLDLGDPPRLPHLPPGGRGLYLDDIRAPFNVGAVFRTAAFFGISPIIVSPDTPKPGTPRLDKTSMGMSFQSRWGVLSREDFINSFPASGAGDRAADTIPPLYLLETGGEAIGETLLKSGGWLILGNEELGVHPDLLELSRELSQSAGSGELQENQKSRILSIPGSGKKASLNVSVAFGIAAAYWCDSREV, from the coding sequence ATGATTACCCTGAGAAAATTTCTACAGCTCAAGCCCGGCACCAGAAAACGCAAACTGGTGAGAATTATCGGCGATTATGAACAGTTTCTCGCAGGCAAACTTCAGGGCAATAAGACGGCATTTCTCCGGTTCTTTGAGGATCTGGAGCGCAATCTGCCCCAGGATCTTGTAGACCCGGGTGAATGGCATAATTTTGTCAGGGCTGCCAACAGCATCCACGCCGGCTTTGCGGCCAACCGTCTGCGCCATCTTCTCATGGATGAAATCGGTGCGGTTGCTGCAGACTGGGATGAATACTCCGGACCATCCCCCGGTTCCGGCGGCCAGGGTGGCCCCGGTTTTGATCCCGGCCCCGAATATCGGGACCCCATGGAGAATAAGCTGGACCTTGGCGATCCTCCCAGGCTTCCTCACCTGCCGCCGGGGGGCCGGGGGCTGTACCTGGATGATATCCGAGCCCCGTTCAACGTGGGGGCAGTGTTCCGCACCGCAGCGTTTTTCGGTATTTCACCCATTATAGTATCCCCGGATACTCCCAAGCCGGGTACGCCCCGACTGGATAAGACCTCCATGGGAATGTCATTTCAGAGTCGGTGGGGGGTATTATCCAGGGAGGACTTTATTAATTCTTTCCCGGCTTCCGGCGCCGGAGACCGGGCTGCCGACACCATTCCACCGTTGTATCTGCTGGAAACAGGGGGCGAGGCCATCGGTGAAACTCTGCTGAAGTCGGGAGGCTGGCTGATTCTGGGAAATGAAGAGCTGGGAGTGCATCCCGACCTCCTTGAGTTGAGCAGAGAGCTTTCTCAAAGCGCAGGAAGCGGCGAACTGCAGGAGAATCAAAAAAGCCGGATACTCAGCATACCCGGCTCCGGAAAAAAAGCTTCCCTGAATGTCTCTGTGGCTTTCGGCATTGCTGCAGCCTACTGGTGTGATTCCAGGGAGGTGTAA
- a CDS encoding Nif3-like dinuclear metal center hexameric protein, translated as MNISQLDRWLKEELNMEQFSRIDNSKNGLQVSRREQKISTAAFAVDASLETFRRCEDIGADILIVHHGLFWGREELLTGYHYERIRFLMEHDIALYAIHLPLDAHPSLGNNAGIAASLGLSDVKPFGLHKGIPIGMAGRLDRPMELFAIQQKLFGFDGNVIASLPFGPDEISSVAIVSGGAAFDVDEAIEKGYDLFITGDASHTIYHRCLEAGINVIFAGHYLTEVWGVKLLMEHLLKGPGSEAGIHAEFIDVPTGL; from the coding sequence ATGAATATTTCTCAACTAGACAGATGGTTGAAGGAAGAACTTAACATGGAGCAGTTCTCCCGCATCGATAACAGTAAAAACGGTCTGCAGGTTTCCCGGCGTGAGCAGAAGATATCCACGGCCGCATTCGCCGTGGATGCAAGCCTGGAGACATTTCGGCGCTGTGAAGATATAGGAGCGGATATTCTGATTGTGCATCACGGCCTGTTCTGGGGAAGAGAAGAACTTCTTACCGGTTACCACTACGAGCGGATCAGGTTTCTCATGGAGCATGATATCGCCCTCTATGCAATTCACCTTCCCCTGGACGCCCATCCGTCACTGGGAAACAATGCAGGAATTGCCGCAAGTCTGGGGCTGAGTGATGTGAAACCCTTCGGCCTTCACAAGGGCATACCCATCGGCATGGCTGGACGTCTGGACCGCCCAATGGAACTGTTTGCCATTCAGCAGAAGCTGTTCGGTTTCGATGGAAATGTAATCGCAAGCCTGCCTTTCGGTCCCGACGAAATCAGCTCGGTGGCAATTGTTTCAGGCGGAGCGGCGTTTGATGTGGATGAAGCCATCGAAAAGGGGTACGATTTGTTCATTACCGGTGATGCCTCCCACACCATTTATCATCGTTGTCTGGAGGCGGGGATTAATGTTATATTCGCCGGACATTATTTAACAGAGGTCTGGGGTGTCAAGCTTCTCATGGAACATCTGCTCAAAGGGCCCGGCAGCGAAGCGGGAATCCACGCAGAATTCATAGATGTACCTACGGGTCTTTAA
- the rsmI gene encoding 16S rRNA (cytidine(1402)-2'-O)-methyltransferase → MAVLYVVGTPIGNLKDITLRALEVLQEVEVVACEDTRHSMRLLNAHGIRKRLIPCHARNEAKSAQGIVALLNEGKNVAYISDAGTPGISDPGSQLVRAVRDAGHSTVPIPGASAVTAMMSITAFPGKRVIFEGFLSPKGGRRKNQLKNLMETGDAFIIYESPFRIVKMLQDLDDLCGEMEDPRSVLCGRELTKVHEEIMEGNPGDIRAELENRPSVKGEFAVLVAPREKRP, encoded by the coding sequence ATGGCGGTGTTATATGTGGTGGGTACGCCCATAGGCAATTTAAAGGATATTACGCTCAGAGCCCTGGAAGTTCTGCAGGAGGTGGAGGTGGTTGCCTGTGAAGATACCCGCCACAGCATGCGTCTTCTCAATGCCCATGGCATCCGCAAGCGTCTCATCCCCTGCCATGCCCGGAACGAGGCCAAATCCGCTCAGGGGATTGTAGCACTTCTGAACGAAGGGAAGAATGTGGCCTACATCAGCGATGCGGGTACACCCGGGATCAGTGATCCGGGTTCGCAGCTGGTAAGGGCGGTGAGAGACGCAGGGCATTCAACCGTACCCATACCCGGAGCATCTGCGGTGACCGCCATGATGAGCATTACGGCTTTCCCCGGCAAGCGGGTGATTTTTGAAGGTTTTCTCAGCCCCAAGGGGGGAAGAAGGAAAAATCAGCTTAAGAATTTGATGGAAACCGGCGATGCTTTTATTATCTACGAATCACCCTTTCGAATTGTGAAAATGCTGCAGGATCTCGATGATCTGTGCGGAGAAATGGAAGATCCCCGGTCCGTATTGTGCGGCAGGGAATTAACCAAGGTTCATGAGGAAATTATGGAAGGAAATCCCGGAGATATTCGTGCCGAACTGGAAAACCGGCCTTCTGTCAAGGGGGAATTCGCAGTACTTGTTGCCCCAAGGGAAAAAAGGCCTTAA
- a CDS encoding HDOD domain-containing protein, translated as MKIDAEKVRKAARSSVPLTVKTFTLPNETELQLEEILEVFLLEMGQESLKDSLFYCLRELAVNAKKANTKRVYFQELELDISSEDDYGKGMENFKQTTLDNIQHYLKLQKDRGLYVKIIFHSKADKLHIYVINNTEMTRKEQMRVYDRIARSRAFNSMEEALATVLDDSEGAGLGIVILVLMLKKLGLNEDAFDIDTEDGETIARVTIPMSELRLEQINEVSAKLIEHIDSLPKFPENIAALQAEINDPDVELSDIARKIATDPSLTADLLKLVNSAAFMLPKRVDNISEAVKLVGLRRLRNLLYSYGAQKTLGEGNEETKGLWMHSYRTAFYAYTIARSILKKKEILDDVYVGGILHDMGKIVFSSVHPDLISNIANFTNQKGIPSHLFEDFSAGLNHAEIGAMIAEKWNFPEILIDAIRFHHDPHSADKNYRMIVDTVYLANALANIDEKTNGYEQIDPTVISRFNIPTMDHLMRIHAKLSQKFEEERSM; from the coding sequence ATGAAGATCGATGCTGAAAAAGTCCGGAAAGCGGCCCGCAGCTCCGTACCCCTTACCGTAAAGACCTTTACCCTTCCCAACGAGACCGAGTTGCAGCTTGAGGAAATTCTTGAAGTTTTCCTTCTGGAAATGGGACAGGAATCACTTAAAGACTCCTTATTTTACTGCCTGCGGGAGCTGGCGGTGAATGCCAAAAAGGCCAATACCAAGCGTGTATATTTTCAGGAACTGGAGCTGGATATCAGCAGTGAAGACGACTATGGGAAGGGGATGGAGAACTTCAAACAAACCACCCTGGACAATATTCAGCACTATCTGAAACTTCAGAAGGATCGCGGATTATACGTAAAGATCATTTTCCATTCGAAAGCAGATAAGCTGCACATCTACGTTATCAATAATACGGAGATGACCCGAAAAGAACAGATGCGGGTGTACGACAGAATCGCCCGAAGCCGGGCGTTCAACAGCATGGAAGAAGCCCTTGCCACCGTTCTGGACGACAGTGAGGGTGCGGGCCTGGGAATCGTGATACTTGTGCTCATGCTGAAAAAGCTGGGATTGAATGAAGACGCCTTCGACATCGATACCGAAGACGGGGAGACCATCGCCCGTGTCACCATACCCATGAGCGAACTCAGGCTTGAACAAATCAATGAAGTATCCGCAAAACTCATTGAACACATCGACAGTCTGCCGAAATTTCCCGAGAATATCGCAGCCCTTCAGGCGGAAATAAATGATCCCGACGTGGAACTCAGCGATATTGCAAGGAAAATCGCCACCGACCCTTCACTTACCGCCGACCTCCTCAAGCTGGTGAACTCCGCCGCTTTCATGCTTCCCAAACGGGTGGACAACATCAGTGAAGCGGTGAAACTGGTGGGGCTGAGAAGGCTGCGCAACCTTCTGTACTCCTACGGGGCACAGAAGACTCTCGGGGAAGGAAACGAAGAGACCAAGGGCCTCTGGATGCACTCCTACCGAACGGCGTTTTATGCCTATACCATAGCCCGGAGCATTTTGAAAAAGAAGGAAATCCTGGACGATGTGTACGTGGGAGGCATTCTCCACGACATGGGAAAAATTGTTTTCAGTTCAGTTCATCCGGATCTCATTTCAAACATCGCAAACTTTACCAACCAGAAAGGGATCCCTTCGCATCTTTTTGAAGACTTTTCCGCCGGACTGAATCATGCTGAAATCGGAGCCATGATAGCCGAGAAATGGAATTTTCCGGAAATTCTTATCGATGCCATCCGTTTTCATCACGACCCACACAGTGCGGACAAAAACTACCGGATGATTGTGGATACCGTGTATCTCGCTAACGCCCTTGCAAACATCGATGAGAAAACCAACGGATATGAACAGATCGATCCAACAGTGATCAGTCGGTTTAATATCCCCACAATGGATCATTTAATGCGAATTCATGCCAAGCTTTCACAGAAGTTCGAAGAAGAGCGGAGCATGTAA
- a CDS encoding glutaredoxin family protein → MAVSIYTTPSCSFCVKAKQWMRENRITFKEHDVSRDQRKADEMVRKSGQMGVPVLDVHGKVIVGFDRDKIERALKR, encoded by the coding sequence ATGGCAGTTTCCATCTACACCACTCCCAGCTGCAGTTTCTGCGTAAAGGCCAAGCAGTGGATGCGGGAGAACAGAATCACCTTTAAAGAGCATGATGTTTCCCGGGATCAGCGGAAGGCTGACGAAATGGTTCGAAAATCCGGCCAGATGGGAGTACCGGTTCTGGATGTACACGGAAAAGTCATAGTGGGATTTGACCGGGATAAAATTGAACGGGCGCTGAAACGCTGA
- the lspA gene encoding signal peptidase II codes for MKEKTYHLKPLILTAVIVLLDQLTKLIIVRTIPLNTIGSSHLDGFFRIIHVRNLGAAFSLGDSFAPVFRIILMIIIPSIVIIGVLVFLIRSREISNFQRWLLAGIAGGGIGNVFFDRIFRPLGVVDFLDFKFYGLFGLDRWPTFNIADMSTVISGVLLMITLVFAGEHISGTTTGEQNAGEPTSGVQNTGEQNVIDTENENREV; via the coding sequence ATGAAAGAAAAAACATATCACCTCAAACCGCTGATTCTCACCGCGGTCATAGTGCTCCTCGATCAGCTAACCAAGCTGATTATTGTGAGGACCATCCCTCTGAATACCATTGGTTCGTCTCATTTGGACGGATTTTTCCGGATAATCCATGTGAGGAATCTGGGTGCAGCCTTCAGTCTTGGAGATTCGTTTGCACCGGTATTTCGAATTATTCTGATGATAATCATTCCATCCATCGTGATTATCGGCGTACTGGTTTTTCTGATCCGGTCCCGGGAGATCAGCAATTTCCAGCGATGGCTTCTGGCCGGGATTGCCGGAGGCGGCATAGGAAATGTGTTCTTCGACAGGATATTTCGTCCTCTGGGGGTTGTGGATTTTCTGGACTTCAAATTTTACGGATTGTTCGGACTGGATCGATGGCCCACGTTCAATATTGCGGATATGTCCACAGTAATCAGCGGCGTTCTGCTGATGATCACCCTGGTATTTGCAGGCGAACATATTTCGGGAACCACGACGGGAGAACAGAACGCCGGGGAACCAACATCCGGGGTACAGAATACCGGAGAACAGAACGTGATCGATACCGAGAATGAAAACCGGGAGGTTTAA
- a CDS encoding iron-containing alcohol dehydrogenase, with protein MGELELQGIEHLRFGVDSIQHIIDTVKPLGTRVLLVTERSGGDQDNVNRIQGFLRAGGIDPVVFDDIRPGIKTSVIQTIADIGTAGQVQVVVGFGGMRVLSLARAATVLIGSDLGLNDMLRDRQPENVDCSYVEIPNSCRNHFMMKSDVVVSDSVSERARRIRLPFGLTKAVIIDPQLTLGLSMKYQLVAILDTLLASIEGYLSKRRNFLSDIQLLEAMHRLHRSLFQTMRRPDDIQVRVLASQGGLLSGLGLATSSQGIGGTLAYMINAAFKVPKSWIAMVMLPHILDMYVERQPERLARIADALGEDVSDLPSEKAAPMAAAAARRFLARLELPTRLRDFNLSLDELYTVCEASAGFYLNELCGLELSSQDVCSLIKRAF; from the coding sequence ATGGGTGAATTAGAGCTCCAGGGAATAGAGCACCTGCGCTTCGGTGTGGATTCCATACAGCACATTATCGATACGGTCAAACCCCTGGGAACCCGGGTACTCCTTGTAACCGAGCGAAGCGGCGGGGATCAGGACAATGTAAACCGTATTCAGGGGTTTCTCCGGGCCGGAGGAATTGATCCGGTGGTGTTTGATGATATCAGGCCGGGCATCAAAACCTCTGTGATTCAGACTATTGCAGATATCGGCACCGCCGGTCAGGTTCAGGTGGTTGTGGGTTTCGGCGGAATGCGTGTCCTTTCCCTTGCCCGGGCCGCCACAGTGCTCATCGGCAGCGATCTGGGGCTGAATGACATGCTCAGGGACCGGCAGCCGGAAAACGTGGACTGCAGTTATGTTGAAATACCCAATTCATGCCGCAATCATTTCATGATGAAATCGGACGTGGTGGTGAGTGATTCAGTGAGCGAGCGTGCCAGAAGAATCCGGTTGCCCTTCGGTCTGACCAAGGCGGTGATCATCGACCCCCAGCTGACTCTGGGGCTCAGCATGAAGTATCAGCTTGTTGCCATATTGGATACGCTGCTGGCGTCCATTGAAGGCTATTTATCCAAAAGGCGGAATTTTCTCTCAGATATTCAACTGCTGGAGGCTATGCACCGGCTTCACCGTTCGCTTTTTCAGACCATGCGCAGACCGGATGATATTCAGGTCAGGGTGCTGGCCAGCCAGGGCGGACTTCTCTCCGGCCTGGGCCTTGCCACTTCCAGTCAGGGAATCGGCGGCACTCTGGCTTACATGATCAATGCTGCCTTCAAGGTTCCCAAGAGCTGGATTGCCATGGTGATGCTGCCCCATATTCTGGACATGTACGTTGAGCGTCAGCCCGAACGTCTTGCAAGAATTGCCGATGCGTTGGGTGAGGACGTAAGCGACCTTCCCAGTGAAAAGGCTGCCCCCATGGCAGCGGCGGCAGCCCGTCGCTTTCTGGCGAGACTTGAGCTGCCCACCCGTCTGAGGGACTTTAATCTGAGCCTGGATGAGCTGTATACCGTCTGTGAAGCATCTGCAGGCTTTTATCTGAATGAACTATGCGGGCTGGAACTCAGCTCCCAGGATGTGTGCAGCCTCATCAAACGGGCGTTTTAA
- a CDS encoding lysoplasmalogenase: MSEYVLIPIVLLIVASAGDILLISSDRSRFRIFTKPVLMPLLVFIYLSLAITPRWFILGGLIAGWAGDVILLNRKKSAFFLGLSSFLVGHVFYILTFLLDISQPAMTPLVLTAILGFAALAWFILSTIWPAEREYQLGLLLYSAALTALGISAFARLEFVGGVSGILVAAGSLLFIFSDTMLGYSYFKKRFRGDQLLIMISYILAQAGIVSGIILNA; the protein is encoded by the coding sequence ATGAGCGAATACGTTCTTATACCCATCGTCCTGCTGATCGTCGCATCCGCCGGCGATATTCTTCTTATCAGCAGTGACCGGAGCCGGTTCAGAATATTCACCAAGCCCGTTCTCATGCCTCTGCTGGTGTTTATCTATTTGTCCCTTGCCATCACCCCCAGATGGTTCATCCTGGGCGGACTCATCGCAGGCTGGGCCGGGGATGTGATCCTTCTCAACAGGAAAAAATCCGCCTTTTTTCTGGGGCTGAGCAGTTTTCTTGTAGGCCATGTATTTTATATTCTCACCTTTCTGCTGGATATTTCCCAACCGGCAATGACGCCCCTGGTGCTCACCGCCATTTTGGGCTTCGCCGCACTGGCCTGGTTTATTCTCAGCACCATCTGGCCTGCAGAGCGGGAATATCAGCTGGGACTGCTTCTCTACTCCGCAGCCCTCACCGCGTTGGGCATATCCGCCTTTGCAAGACTTGAGTTTGTGGGCGGTGTCAGCGGTATTCTGGTGGCAGCCGGCAGCCTTCTGTTTATCTTCAGCGATACCATGCTGGGCTACAGCTACTTCAAAAAGCGTTTCCGGGGAGATCAGCTGCTCATTATGATCAGCTATATCCTTGCACAGGCGGGAATCGTAAGCGGAATTATCTTGAACGCATAA
- a CDS encoding Lon protease family protein, whose translation MNTSHASLTCRLEASRVLFSIPEEELNVEPRDQASFGIIGQERAIQALQMAISISSKGYNIFASGAAGTGKRTAVNHILAAQKLKPELLRDILFVHNMIQQDSPRVLYLPAGQGKRFKKLLRRFVLSIRELGLTIKNRSGFKEARDQIMLRTESEENQMLFDFEDRVEQEGFKIVQIEEDDQERADLAPMIDDEPSDFDELQKRVSRGSLSPKDYKELREKYFQYMDELKQVLSRIRNSRVKISSELDALHVETMSPDVKEGVSRLKKEFCSPESPLKPHERERIADYLDSLGSDLLQRISVIINESNEEAFEGEPELSTQPLPEPLTRYDANILIDHGSTHGPPVIEETAPDYARLFGSIDIPSDSGSGGEPTYGFLHLRPGSILRASGGYLVLKAEDILMEEEAYLHLKRVLQNGSTEIRNPSSPGSPSHGYIKPDPVKVNLKVVVMGKESLYDALYLQDEDFQKLFKVPAEFDYVMPRNRRTTGEYINFIRLITRDENLRSASRSGIAAVLEYGVRLAEFRDQLSTQFSLVADILREADYWAGVEGKQEIDREAIERALKERAFLLNLPEEKIDEQIRSGELLIRIKGNEVGRVNGLAVLDRGYYSFGRPTVISAQAVPGNDGLINVEREAGLSGEIHDKGSYIVESYIHARYARDFPLSITARIAFEQSYVEVEGDSASSSEIFALLSAIGSIPLRQDVAVTGSVNQMGEIQPVGGVIEKIEGFFEVCRQMGLSGEQGVIIPIQNTESLILNRDVSRAIENGMFHIWATSTIDQGMEILSGMTAGERTENGSFPEDSLNFRVERRLREMADIMKDHGDGSDETEPDDRGKHPG comes from the coding sequence ATGAATACTTCCCATGCATCTCTGACCTGCCGCCTGGAAGCCTCAAGGGTACTTTTCTCCATCCCCGAAGAAGAGTTGAACGTGGAGCCCAGGGATCAGGCCAGCTTTGGAATAATCGGACAGGAACGGGCCATTCAGGCCCTTCAGATGGCAATATCCATATCCTCCAAGGGATATAACATTTTTGCCAGCGGCGCAGCGGGTACGGGAAAACGAACCGCTGTCAACCATATTCTTGCCGCTCAGAAACTGAAACCCGAATTGCTCAGAGACATTCTATTTGTTCACAATATGATTCAGCAGGACAGTCCCAGGGTGCTTTATCTGCCCGCAGGCCAGGGAAAGCGCTTCAAGAAGCTGCTCCGGAGATTTGTACTCTCGATCCGGGAGCTGGGACTGACCATCAAGAACCGCAGCGGATTCAAGGAAGCCAGGGATCAGATCATGCTGCGCACCGAATCTGAAGAAAATCAGATGCTCTTCGATTTTGAAGACCGGGTGGAGCAGGAAGGTTTTAAAATTGTCCAGATTGAAGAGGACGACCAGGAACGGGCGGACCTTGCCCCCATGATCGACGATGAGCCTTCGGATTTCGACGAGCTGCAGAAACGGGTCAGCCGGGGAAGCCTCAGCCCGAAGGACTACAAGGAATTACGGGAAAAGTATTTCCAGTACATGGATGAGCTTAAACAGGTGCTCAGCCGCATCAGAAACTCACGGGTGAAGATCAGCAGCGAACTGGACGCCCTTCATGTGGAAACCATGTCTCCGGATGTGAAGGAGGGGGTGAGCAGACTGAAGAAGGAATTCTGCTCACCGGAATCCCCTCTGAAACCCCATGAACGCGAACGGATTGCCGACTATCTGGACAGTCTGGGAAGTGACCTGCTTCAGAGAATTTCAGTGATTATCAATGAAAGTAACGAGGAAGCCTTCGAGGGCGAACCCGAACTTTCAACCCAGCCCCTCCCCGAGCCCCTGACCCGCTACGATGCGAACATCCTCATCGACCACGGAAGCACCCACGGGCCGCCGGTAATCGAGGAAACCGCGCCTGACTACGCCCGGCTGTTCGGCAGCATCGATATTCCGTCGGATTCAGGAAGCGGCGGCGAACCCACCTACGGATTTCTTCACCTTCGGCCCGGCTCGATTCTCAGGGCAAGCGGCGGATATCTTGTGCTGAAGGCCGAAGATATTCTCATGGAAGAGGAAGCCTATCTTCATCTCAAGCGAGTTCTCCAAAACGGATCAACGGAAATCCGCAATCCCAGTTCTCCGGGGAGCCCCTCCCACGGTTATATTAAACCCGATCCGGTGAAGGTGAACCTGAAAGTGGTGGTTATGGGCAAGGAGAGCCTCTACGACGCCCTCTATCTGCAGGATGAAGACTTCCAGAAGCTGTTCAAGGTGCCTGCAGAATTTGATTACGTAATGCCCCGGAACCGCCGGACCACAGGCGAGTACATTAATTTCATCCGGCTCATTACCAGGGATGAGAATCTCCGAAGTGCTTCCAGAAGCGGCATAGCCGCAGTTCTTGAGTACGGGGTCCGGCTGGCGGAATTCCGGGATCAGCTTTCAACCCAGTTCAGCCTTGTGGCAGATATTCTCAGGGAAGCGGATTACTGGGCAGGAGTTGAAGGCAAACAGGAAATCGACCGGGAGGCCATAGAACGGGCGCTGAAAGAACGGGCCTTTCTTCTCAACCTTCCCGAGGAAAAAATAGACGAGCAGATCCGCAGCGGCGAACTGCTCATCCGAATCAAGGGAAACGAGGTGGGCCGGGTGAACGGACTCGCGGTGCTTGACCGGGGATACTACAGCTTCGGCCGCCCTACAGTAATCAGTGCCCAGGCGGTGCCGGGAAATGACGGACTGATCAACGTTGAGCGGGAGGCCGGGCTCAGCGGAGAGATCCACGACAAAGGTTCATATATCGTGGAATCCTATATTCACGCACGCTATGCCCGGGACTTTCCCCTCTCCATTACTGCACGCATTGCCTTTGAACAGAGCTATGTGGAAGTTGAGGGTGACAGTGCAAGCTCCAGCGAGATTTTCGCTTTGCTGTCGGCCATCGGCAGCATTCCCCTCCGGCAGGACGTTGCGGTCACCGGCTCGGTGAACCAGATGGGAGAGATCCAGCCGGTGGGAGGGGTTATAGAGAAAATTGAAGGCTTCTTCGAAGTGTGCCGGCAGATGGGTCTCAGCGGAGAGCAGGGTGTTATTATCCCCATTCAGAATACCGAAAGCCTCATTCTGAACCGGGATGTGAGCCGGGCGATTGAAAACGGCATGTTTCATATCTGGGCGACCAGCACCATCGATCAGGGAATGGAGATCCTCAGCGGCATGACCGCCGGAGAACGAACAGAGAACGGCAGCTTCCCTGAAGACTCACTCAATTTCCGGGTGGAACGGAGGCTCAGGGAAATGGCGGATATCATGAAGGATCACGGAGATGGCTCCGATGAGACCGAACCTGATGACCGGGGAAAACATCCCGGGTAA
- a CDS encoding flagellar biosynthesis anti-sigma factor FlgM produces MSIERLGPLDPISTYNKNQKQNKVESKPARDSISVSNEAKTKAEMLKLNEEVQSASDVREERIAEVREKLKDPSYINDAVLNNVADKLMDLFGL; encoded by the coding sequence ATGAGTATCGAACGACTTGGTCCATTAGATCCTATATCGACCTACAATAAAAACCAGAAGCAGAACAAGGTCGAGTCCAAGCCCGCTCGGGATTCCATCTCAGTATCGAATGAAGCGAAGACCAAAGCGGAAATGCTGAAACTCAACGAAGAAGTTCAATCAGCTTCTGATGTACGTGAAGAACGAATCGCCGAAGTGAGAGAAAAACTGAAGGATCCTTCCTATATTAACGATGCAGTGCTGAACAATGTTGCCGACAAGCTCATGGATTTATTCGGCCTATAA